One genomic segment of Devosia sp. includes these proteins:
- a CDS encoding RT0821/Lpp0805 family surface protein, with protein MNRLSLLAIPLTALALAGCSSTGTTQVATAPVVTQPVVAQPMVPTSAQNVQQARLTTSVSQGFVDTAALSLMSAKDSNEANSAQFYALQFGRPGAPRQWAGDNGTTGSVAVGPYVRVNNLDCRDFTHTVKVNGTDYVKKGTACREQNGNWSVVPGAA; from the coding sequence ATGAATCGTCTTTCGCTCCTTGCCATCCCGCTCACAGCCTTGGCGCTTGCGGGCTGCTCCAGCACCGGAACGACCCAGGTGGCAACCGCTCCTGTGGTGACCCAGCCCGTCGTGGCACAGCCCATGGTTCCCACTTCCGCCCAGAACGTGCAACAGGCGCGCCTGACAACCAGCGTATCGCAGGGTTTCGTCGATACGGCCGCGCTGTCGCTGATGTCGGCCAAGGATTCCAACGAAGCCAATTCGGCCCAGTTCTACGCCCTGCAGTTCGGCCGTCCCGGCGCGCCGCGCCAGTGGGCCGGTGACAACGGCACCACCGGATCGGTCGCTGTCGGCCCCTATGTACGCGTGAACAATCTCGATTGCCGCGATTTCACCCATACCGTGAAGGTCAACGGTACGGACTATGTGAAGAAGGGCACCGCCTGCCGCGAGCAGAACGGCAATTGGAGCGTCGTTCCCGGCGCGGCGTGA
- a CDS encoding FAD-dependent oxidoreductase: protein MRAQANRLDQECRHLGGVELDRARPVRFRLDGRIVQGFSGDSVLSALLASGIDTLGHHLGAQVGLRASAAPAISFASLARDPQRALPMTRTPAIDGAEFVTLGGRRSSAIKRLFQPGRTLGLELDDPAALQRPWREVPAVPLEQADLVVVGGGVAGMSAALAAARAGLKVIIVDMQARLGGQSGLFGTQEGEDSPEESMERLSRAVRDNDAISVILRAEVFALRSGRVRLHQVEDVDGSARGRVLDIDTGRIVLATGSRERLPVFAGNRLPGVVGALEAYELAHRFGVWPGTSAILATASNVAYRLSILASDAGVEFTRLLDSRPLPNSRFIAFTRAFGLRQTTEAFPVSADGTKAGGRLNITMSGGVDTSLTTQRIIVCGGWQPDLTLWHVAGGHSQWQPARHRLVPIGSCEGIAMAGSAAGILTRQGCIQSGADAIDLMLGRERKGVEDPVIDPIHETPDAALPVSAELADANPAYLDDGVGMLVRPAPVKPRWTDKLRRREPRGVRALSETPRPLAITEVAAGVELGLIPAAAAGIVAQERIALVPLAEEDDLAPDPAPVAADSVPDYLHGRFGPGSRLVRLTLGEARRLDPGMLVYRSSDVADPARAIGVVLRVTEAGPVALMAEAAITAGLAVTIREPGRTTPARITTL, encoded by the coding sequence ATGAGGGCGCAGGCCAATCGCCTGGACCAGGAATGCCGGCACCTCGGCGGCGTCGAACTCGATCGCGCGCGGCCGGTCAGGTTCCGGCTCGATGGCCGCATTGTTCAAGGTTTTTCCGGGGACAGCGTCTTATCGGCGCTTCTGGCCTCGGGCATCGATACGCTCGGACATCATCTGGGCGCGCAGGTGGGCCTGCGGGCCTCGGCGGCGCCCGCCATCAGTTTTGCCAGCCTTGCGCGCGACCCGCAGCGCGCTTTGCCGATGACCCGGACGCCGGCCATTGACGGCGCCGAGTTCGTCACCTTGGGCGGCAGGCGGAGCAGCGCCATCAAGCGCCTGTTCCAGCCGGGCCGCACGCTTGGCCTTGAACTCGACGATCCCGCTGCTCTGCAGCGACCATGGCGGGAAGTCCCGGCCGTGCCGCTTGAGCAGGCCGACCTTGTCGTGGTTGGCGGCGGGGTAGCAGGCATGTCGGCAGCCCTGGCCGCCGCCCGCGCGGGTCTCAAGGTCATCATTGTGGACATGCAGGCGCGTCTGGGCGGGCAGTCTGGCCTGTTCGGCACGCAGGAGGGCGAGGACAGCCCCGAAGAGAGCATGGAGCGGCTGTCCCGTGCGGTCCGCGACAACGATGCGATCAGCGTGATCCTGCGCGCCGAGGTCTTCGCCCTGCGGTCAGGCCGGGTGCGCCTGCATCAGGTGGAAGACGTCGATGGCAGTGCGCGCGGCCGCGTTCTGGATATTGACACAGGCCGCATCGTGCTCGCCACAGGCTCGCGCGAACGCCTTCCGGTCTTCGCCGGCAATCGCCTGCCCGGAGTGGTTGGAGCGCTCGAGGCGTATGAGCTGGCTCACCGTTTCGGTGTCTGGCCGGGGACATCGGCAATCCTGGCCACGGCGAGCAACGTCGCCTATCGCCTGTCCATCCTGGCAAGCGATGCCGGGGTGGAGTTTACCCGCCTGCTCGATAGCCGCCCCCTGCCAAATTCCCGCTTCATCGCCTTCACCCGCGCCTTCGGCCTCCGCCAGACGACCGAGGCTTTCCCGGTTTCGGCAGACGGCACCAAGGCCGGCGGACGTCTCAACATCACCATGTCCGGCGGGGTCGACACCAGCCTGACCACGCAGCGCATCATTGTCTGTGGCGGCTGGCAGCCCGACCTGACGCTCTGGCACGTGGCCGGCGGCCATAGCCAGTGGCAACCGGCCCGCCACCGTCTTGTCCCGATCGGCTCGTGCGAGGGCATCGCCATGGCCGGAAGCGCGGCGGGTATCCTCACGCGACAGGGCTGCATCCAGAGCGGCGCGGATGCGATCGACCTGATGCTGGGGCGGGAGCGCAAGGGGGTCGAGGATCCGGTCATCGACCCGATCCACGAAACACCCGATGCGGCCCTGCCGGTTTCGGCCGAACTGGCCGACGCCAATCCGGCCTATCTCGATGACGGGGTCGGCATGCTGGTTCGTCCCGCGCCGGTCAAGCCGCGCTGGACCGACAAATTGCGGCGACGCGAGCCGCGGGGCGTGCGGGCCCTGTCCGAGACGCCGCGACCGCTGGCGATCACGGAAGTTGCGGCCGGCGTCGAACTGGGTCTCATTCCCGCCGCGGCCGCCGGCATCGTCGCCCAGGAGCGCATCGCGCTCGTGCCCCTTGCCGAGGAAGACGACCTTGCACCCGACCCCGCGCCGGTGGCGGCCGATTCAGTGCCAGACTATCTGCATGGCCGTTTTGGGCCCGGTTCAAGGCTGGTCCGATTGACCCTTGGCGAAGCCAGGCGTCTCGATCCGGGAATGCTGGTCTATCGCAGTTCCGATGTTGCCGACCCGGCCCGCGCGATCGGGGTCGTGCTGCGCGTGACCGAGGCCGGCCCGGTCGCGCTGATGGCCGAGGCGGCCATCACGGCAGGGCTGGCCGTCACCATTCGCGAACCCGGCCGCACCACCCCGGCCCGCATCACAACTCTCTGA
- the ccmI gene encoding c-type cytochrome biogenesis protein CcmI: MIFWSIAIAVTALACAALFYAAAGRPVNATSPQSTNANSHFRQLLADIDADLANGRLDETQALAARGELAREVMRANAETDKAGFRTLGRLPVLLGVGAIATSSLGLYAVLGSPDAPAMPLSSRPEIVAQNMNLEDAIAQIEQRLAQFPDDLRGWTVVAPAYVEMGRFADAAHAYRRMIALSGATPDLQTDLAEALLLDAGGIGSDEAMTLLASAADADEAQIRPRLYLAAELMRQGEYDEAAVRWREALEQSEGDEPWLAAAQQGLAVAEAGGVDLAAQQQQEMIAGMVGGLASRLESDGGTIEEWTQLVRSYLVLGDLELAQNAYSSAISAYPNAFDRGELDTIALGAGLTLEGDTP; the protein is encoded by the coding sequence ATGATTTTCTGGTCGATAGCCATTGCCGTTACCGCTCTTGCCTGCGCCGCGTTGTTTTACGCGGCTGCCGGGCGGCCGGTCAACGCGACTTCGCCTCAATCCACCAATGCCAACAGCCATTTCCGCCAATTGCTGGCCGATATCGACGCCGATCTCGCCAATGGCCGGCTGGACGAAACGCAGGCTCTGGCGGCACGCGGCGAACTGGCGCGCGAGGTCATGCGGGCGAATGCCGAAACGGACAAGGCCGGCTTCCGGACCCTCGGGCGGCTGCCGGTGCTCCTGGGCGTCGGGGCAATAGCGACGTCCAGCCTTGGCCTTTATGCGGTGCTGGGCAGCCCCGATGCGCCGGCCATGCCATTGAGCAGCCGGCCCGAAATCGTCGCCCAGAACATGAACCTCGAGGATGCCATAGCGCAGATCGAGCAGCGCCTGGCTCAGTTTCCCGACGATCTGCGCGGCTGGACAGTGGTTGCGCCGGCCTATGTCGAGATGGGGCGCTTTGCCGACGCGGCGCACGCCTATCGGCGCATGATCGCTCTCTCGGGTGCAACGCCGGACCTGCAAACCGACCTGGCGGAGGCCCTGCTATTGGACGCGGGGGGCATAGGCTCCGACGAGGCCATGACGCTGCTCGCATCGGCCGCCGACGCCGATGAGGCGCAGATCCGGCCACGCCTTTATCTCGCGGCCGAATTGATGCGACAGGGCGAATATGATGAAGCGGCCGTCCGCTGGCGCGAGGCGCTCGAACAGTCCGAGGGCGACGAGCCCTGGCTGGCCGCAGCCCAGCAGGGGCTTGCCGTGGCCGAAGCCGGTGGCGTCGACCTCGCCGCCCAGCAGCAGCAGGAGATGATCGCCGGGATGGTCGGTGGGCTGGCGTCGCGCCTTGAGAGCGATGGCGGCACTATCGAGGAATGGACCCAATTGGTACGCTCCTATCTTGTCCTGGGAGACCTGGAGCTGGCACAGAACGCCTATTCGTCGGCGATATCGGCCTATCCCAATGCATTTGACCGGGGCGAACTCGACACCATTGCCCTGGGCGCCGGCCTGACCCTTGAGGGAGACACGCCATGA
- the ccmE gene encoding cytochrome c maturation protein CcmE gives MTTPAPTRRKGMSRKQKRIAIIAGLGVVLAIAAALVLTALRDQIVFFYAPSDVLARAVEPGQPIRLGGLVKDGSWTRQGQDNTFTITDGGAEIIAHYAGILPDLFREGQGVVAEGTMGEGGAFTATNVLAKHDENYIPKEVVDALKAQGEWRPEGGAQ, from the coding sequence ATGACCACGCCCGCTCCCACGCGCCGCAAGGGCATGAGCCGCAAGCAGAAGCGCATCGCCATCATCGCCGGGCTCGGCGTTGTGCTGGCCATTGCCGCTGCTCTCGTGCTGACCGCACTGCGCGACCAGATCGTGTTCTTCTATGCGCCCAGCGACGTGCTGGCGCGCGCAGTCGAACCGGGTCAGCCGATCCGCCTCGGCGGGCTGGTGAAGGACGGCTCGTGGACGCGCCAGGGCCAGGATAACACCTTCACCATCACCGATGGCGGGGCGGAAATAATCGCCCACTATGCCGGCATCCTGCCCGATCTGTTCCGTGAGGGTCAGGGGGTGGTGGCCGAGGGAACCATGGGAGAAGGCGGCGCCTTCACGGCCACCAATGTGCTGGCCAAGCACGACGAGAATTACATTCCCAAGGAAGTCGTCGATGCGCTCAAGGCGCAGGGCGAGTGGCGGCCGGAGGGCGGCGCGCAGTGA
- a CDS encoding heme lyase CcmF/NrfE family subunit produces MTIELGHFALILSFAIASVSAVAGLALWRRGEALSAAMRQSAILQFVLVALAFAALVQAFVVSDFSVALVANNSHSLKPLIFKISGVWGNHEGSMLLWILILVLFGALAAVFARSLPSDLTSLVLGSQSLLTAAFAGFTIFTSNPFARLAQPPLEGADLNPVLQDIGLAIHPPLLYAGYVGFSICFSFAVAALVSGRIDQAWARWVRPWTMLSWVFLTLGIAMGSYWAYYELGWGGWWFWDPVENASFMPWLAGTALLHSALVMEKRNALKIWTIFLAIITFSLSLLGTFLVRSGILTSVHTFASDPTRGLVILTILALLIGGAFLLFAIRSPALRQGGLFAPISREGALILNNLFLATAVGAVLVGTLYPLVLDALTGTTISVGAPFFDFTFGALMAPLLLVLPFGPLLPWKRGDMVAAGQRLMGMAALAVFVTILVSALGGVSVSLAPLGLLLGFWVTFGSVAELIERSRLGRIPLAESVRRLAGLPRSIWSTALGHLGVGLTVLGIVSVTAWETELVTTLNPGETAELAGYTIAFDSFEQVAGPNYVADTGVFTVSAPGAGNARLEAERRTYVASGMPTTEAAIQTYGLSQLYLQLGEPLDDTHVLRVWHKPYILLIWLGCLVMAGAGILSLSDRRLRFGAPQRARLQAGGAR; encoded by the coding sequence GTGACAATCGAACTCGGGCACTTTGCGCTCATTCTGTCCTTCGCCATAGCATCGGTTTCGGCCGTAGCGGGACTGGCCTTGTGGCGGCGCGGCGAAGCCCTTTCGGCTGCCATGCGCCAGTCGGCCATCCTGCAGTTCGTGCTGGTGGCGCTGGCTTTTGCGGCGCTGGTACAGGCCTTTGTCGTGTCCGACTTCAGCGTTGCCCTTGTCGCCAACAATTCGCATTCCCTCAAACCCCTGATCTTCAAGATTTCCGGCGTCTGGGGCAATCACGAAGGCTCCATGCTGCTCTGGATACTCATCCTCGTGCTCTTTGGTGCCCTGGCGGCGGTTTTCGCCCGATCGCTGCCGTCCGATCTCACCAGCCTGGTGCTGGGTAGCCAGAGCCTGCTGACGGCAGCCTTTGCGGGCTTTACGATCTTCACCTCCAATCCGTTTGCGCGGCTGGCGCAGCCGCCGCTGGAAGGGGCAGACCTCAATCCGGTCCTGCAGGATATCGGCCTCGCCATTCATCCGCCGCTGCTCTATGCGGGCTATGTTGGGTTCTCGATCTGCTTCTCATTTGCCGTTGCGGCGCTGGTCTCCGGCCGGATCGACCAGGCCTGGGCCCGCTGGGTGCGGCCCTGGACCATGCTGAGCTGGGTGTTCCTGACCCTGGGCATCGCCATGGGTTCCTACTGGGCCTATTACGAACTGGGTTGGGGCGGCTGGTGGTTCTGGGACCCGGTGGAGAATGCCAGCTTCATGCCCTGGCTGGCCGGGACCGCCCTGCTGCATTCGGCCCTGGTCATGGAAAAGCGCAATGCGCTCAAGATCTGGACGATCTTTTTGGCCATCATCACCTTTTCCCTGTCTCTGCTCGGCACGTTCCTGGTGCGCTCGGGCATTCTGACTTCGGTGCACACATTTGCCAGCGACCCGACGCGCGGCCTCGTCATCCTGACCATCCTGGCCCTGTTGATCGGTGGCGCCTTTCTGCTCTTCGCCATCCGCTCGCCCGCCCTGCGGCAGGGCGGCCTGTTTGCGCCGATCAGCCGCGAAGGGGCCTTGATCCTCAACAACCTGTTCCTGGCGACGGCCGTCGGCGCCGTGCTGGTGGGCACGCTTTACCCGCTGGTTCTGGATGCACTGACGGGAACCACGATATCGGTGGGCGCGCCGTTTTTCGATTTCACCTTCGGGGCCCTGATGGCGCCGCTGCTGCTGGTGCTGCCGTTCGGGCCGCTCCTGCCATGGAAGCGGGGCGACATGGTCGCTGCCGGACAGCGGCTGATGGGCATGGCGGCACTGGCCGTCTTCGTCACAATCCTCGTTTCGGCCCTTGGCGGCGTGTCGGTTTCGCTGGCGCCACTGGGGCTGCTGCTCGGCTTCTGGGTCACCTTCGGATCGGTGGCCGAGCTGATCGAGCGCAGCCGGCTCGGCCGCATCCCCTTGGCCGAGAGCGTGCGGCGTCTCGCCGGGCTGCCACGCAGCATCTGGTCGACAGCCCTTGGCCACCTTGGCGTGGGCCTGACCGTTCTGGGCATTGTCTCGGTGACCGCGTGGGAAACCGAGCTGGTAACAACGCTCAATCCCGGAGAAACGGCGGAACTGGCTGGCTACACGATTGCCTTTGACAGTTTCGAACAGGTCGCCGGCCCCAACTATGTCGCCGATACCGGTGTGTTCACGGTGTCGGCGCCGGGCGCGGGCAATGCCAGGCTTGAAGCCGAGCGGCGGACCTATGTGGCCAGCGGCATGCCGACCACTGAAGCGGCCATCCAGACCTATGGTCTCTCCCAACTCTATCTGCAGCTCGGCGAGCCGCTGGACGACACCCACGTCCTCCGCGTCTGGCACAAGCCGTACATTCTGCTGATCTGGCTTGGGTGCCTGGTGATGGCCGGTGCCGGCATTCTCTCCCTGTCCGACCGGCGGCTGCGGTTCGGGGCGCCGCAACGCGCGCGGCTGCAAGCGGGAGGGGCCCGGTGA
- a CDS encoding cytochrome c-type biogenesis protein, translating into MRLVLAALLLMGLPVHAVGPDEILPDAALEQRARAISSGLRCLVCQNQSIDDSDADLARDLRILVRERLVAGDTDKEVEQYVVDRYGEYVLLNPRLSGHTLILWIAAPVLLIGGIGWIVLARRRKTVQAPAELTAEEQAALANLERD; encoded by the coding sequence CTGCGTCTTGTCCTTGCTGCCCTGCTGCTGATGGGTTTGCCCGTCCATGCCGTCGGGCCGGATGAAATCCTGCCCGATGCGGCCCTCGAACAGCGGGCCCGCGCCATTTCATCGGGCCTTCGGTGTCTGGTGTGCCAGAACCAGTCCATTGACGACAGCGATGCCGACCTCGCCCGCGATCTGCGCATTCTGGTGCGCGAGCGGCTGGTGGCCGGGGACACCGACAAAGAGGTCGAGCAATATGTCGTCGACCGCTATGGCGAATACGTCCTGCTCAATCCGCGTCTCAGTGGCCATACCCTGATCCTGTGGATTGCCGCGCCGGTGCTTCTGATAGGTGGTATCGGCTGGATCGTTCTGGCGCGGCGTCGGAAGACCGTGCAGGCGCCGGCCGAACTGACGGCCGAAGAGCAGGCAGCCCTGGCAAATCTCGAACGCGACTGA
- a CDS encoding Do family serine endopeptidase: MRSTVLSRTRRWLGASALALLVGAGSVSTAFVLTGQAANAQVQNAAQIVVPQTTVQQGFADLVDAVKPAVVSILVEAEAPANNTVQRGGRDFNFQFNFPDLPEDHPFRDFFDQFGNEFGPGGQGGQGGQNRPRQFMAAGSGFIISADGYVVTNNHVVEDATKVTVVFDDGTERVAEIVGTDERTDLAVLKIDGEDLPFVTFEQEASRVGDWVVAVGNPFGLGGTVTVGVISGAGRDIGGSNYGDFLQIDAAVNTGNSGGPAFNTNGEVVGVNTAIYSPNGGNVGIAFAIPARTVQQIVDQLISDGTVTRGYLGVSIQDVSRDIADSVGLPNARGAIVREPTEDGPAGAAGVQSGDIIVKVDGEQIDDALDLSRTIASKAPDSTVELTIWRDGAETTVSVQLAQLNEEAQAPTPDQPTPPAPLPEATTSMGLTLVPNGDGSGGLLIQNVEPDSDAASRGLATGDVILEVDNQAMSAPGDFDQAIAAVKEKGLNTALVKVSRNGEARFVGLPITE; encoded by the coding sequence ATGCGTTCGACCGTTCTCTCACGCACCCGCCGCTGGTTAGGCGCCTCCGCCCTGGCGCTTCTGGTCGGCGCGGGCAGTGTTTCCACCGCCTTTGTGCTGACCGGCCAGGCTGCCAATGCCCAGGTGCAGAATGCCGCCCAGATCGTGGTGCCGCAGACTACTGTTCAGCAGGGCTTTGCCGACCTCGTTGACGCCGTCAAGCCAGCCGTGGTGTCCATCCTTGTCGAGGCCGAGGCTCCCGCCAACAACACCGTCCAGCGCGGCGGCCGTGATTTCAACTTCCAGTTCAATTTCCCCGACCTGCCCGAAGACCATCCCTTCCGGGACTTCTTCGACCAGTTCGGCAATGAGTTCGGCCCCGGCGGGCAAGGTGGCCAGGGTGGCCAGAACCGTCCCCGCCAGTTCATGGCAGCCGGCTCCGGCTTCATCATTTCCGCCGATGGCTATGTCGTCACCAATAACCACGTGGTCGAAGACGCCACCAAGGTGACCGTGGTCTTCGACGACGGTACCGAACGCGTGGCCGAGATCGTCGGCACCGACGAGCGCACCGACCTGGCCGTGCTCAAGATCGATGGCGAAGACCTGCCTTTCGTGACCTTCGAGCAGGAAGCCAGCCGCGTTGGCGACTGGGTGGTTGCCGTCGGCAATCCGTTCGGCCTGGGCGGCACCGTCACGGTTGGCGTGATCTCGGGTGCCGGTCGCGATATCGGCGGCTCGAACTATGGCGACTTCCTGCAGATCGACGCCGCGGTGAACACCGGCAATTCCGGTGGTCCGGCCTTCAACACCAATGGTGAAGTGGTTGGCGTCAATACCGCGATCTACTCGCCCAATGGCGGCAATGTCGGCATCGCCTTCGCCATTCCGGCCCGCACGGTGCAGCAGATCGTCGATCAGCTGATCAGCGACGGGACCGTGACCCGTGGTTATCTCGGCGTGTCCATCCAGGATGTGAGCCGCGATATTGCCGATAGTGTTGGCCTGCCCAATGCCCGCGGCGCCATCGTTCGGGAACCGACCGAGGACGGTCCTGCCGGTGCTGCCGGCGTCCAGTCCGGCGATATCATCGTCAAGGTTGATGGCGAGCAGATCGACGATGCGCTCGATCTCAGCCGCACCATTGCCAGCAAGGCCCCGGATTCGACGGTCGAGCTGACCATCTGGCGCGACGGCGCTGAAACCACGGTTTCGGTGCAGTTGGCCCAGCTCAACGAAGAAGCCCAGGCGCCGACGCCCGACCAGCCCACTCCGCCGGCTCCCCTCCCGGAAGCCACCACCAGCATGGGTCTTACCCTCGTGCCCAACGGTGACGGCTCGGGTGGCCTGCTGATCCAGAATGTCGAGCCCGACAGCGATGCCGCCTCGCGTGGCCTGGCAACCGGCGACGTCATTCTCGAAGTCGATAACCAGGCCATGAGCGCCCCCGGCGATTTCGATCAGGCGATTGCGGCGGTCAAGGAAAAGGGGCTCAATACGGCCCTGGTCAAGGTGAGCCGCAACGGCGAAGCCCGCTTCGTGGGCCTGCCGATCACCGAATAA
- a CDS encoding response regulator transcription factor: MKILLIEDDREAASYLIQALDEAGHVTHHAADGETGYAMASGMDYDVLIVDRMLPRRDGLSIVESLRAEDDKTPVLILSALGEVDDRVTGLRAGGDDYLTKPYAFTELLARVEVLARRSSPAEAATSYSVSGLSLDRLSRKVERDGEVILLQPREFRLLEYLMKNAGKVVTRTMLLENVWDYHFDPQTNVIDVHMSRLRSKIDKGHASPLLHTVRGAGYMIRE; the protein is encoded by the coding sequence GTGAAAATTCTGTTGATTGAGGACGATCGCGAGGCGGCCAGCTATCTCATCCAGGCGCTTGACGAGGCCGGGCACGTCACCCACCACGCGGCCGATGGCGAAACCGGCTACGCCATGGCATCGGGCATGGACTACGACGTGCTGATCGTTGATCGCATGTTGCCGCGCCGGGATGGTCTCAGCATCGTGGAAAGCCTGCGGGCCGAAGACGACAAGACGCCTGTGCTCATCCTGTCCGCGCTTGGCGAGGTCGACGACCGGGTCACCGGATTGCGCGCCGGCGGCGACGACTACCTCACCAAGCCCTATGCCTTCACCGAATTGCTGGCCCGCGTCGAAGTGCTCGCGCGCCGCTCAAGCCCCGCCGAAGCGGCCACGAGCTATTCGGTTTCCGGCCTCTCGCTGGATCGGTTGAGCCGCAAGGTCGAACGGGACGGCGAAGTCATTCTGCTGCAGCCGCGCGAGTTCCGGCTGCTCGAATATCTCATGAAGAATGCCGGCAAGGTGGTGACCCGCACCATGCTGTTGGAAAATGTCTGGGACTATCACTTCGACCCCCAGACCAATGTCATCGACGTCCACATGTCCCGCCTGCGCTCCAAGATCGACAAGGGGCACGCGTCCCCATTGCTGCATACCGTGCGCGGCGCCGGCTACATGATCCGGGAATAG
- a CDS encoding ATP-binding protein translates to MTRFAQVWRTSTVRLTATFIAIFILFSVLLMAFIGWQSSVQIQRQQTDDIDREVRQFERIEAGQGIRALAFAVNRLSTQPGPGIYFLGDAAGQYLLGNVPDVPAEVLITPGVYSFDYDRPNLFSGDDNPGRPGKVGVAVVRSVELANGMRLVVGRDVVERRGYSAIILQSFLVGVVGILLFSILAGGITARRVLRRIDTIRDTSTKIMSGNLSERVPVTRRNDEFDGLATNLNAMLDRIEKLLQGLKEVTDNVAHDLKTPLTRLRNQAEAALRDSASTETREQALETVITESDRLIRTFNALLMIARAEAGAPSGALAAVDISTVVADVAELYGPVAEDAGIDVTSDIALGISMRANRELIGQAMVNLLENAVKYARPEDGSTGRIRIELSRQADKIVIAIADNGPGIPEADRQRVLERFVRLEKSRSEPGSGLGLALVNAVARLHGGTFRVEDNAPGVRAVLELPAG, encoded by the coding sequence GTGACCCGGTTTGCGCAGGTTTGGCGGACCTCCACCGTCCGGCTGACGGCGACCTTCATCGCCATTTTCATCCTGTTTTCGGTGCTGCTGATGGCGTTCATCGGCTGGCAGTCGAGCGTGCAGATCCAGCGCCAGCAGACCGACGATATCGACCGGGAAGTGCGCCAGTTCGAGCGCATCGAAGCCGGGCAGGGAATCCGGGCTCTGGCTTTTGCCGTCAATCGCCTGTCCACCCAGCCCGGTCCCGGCATCTATTTTCTCGGAGACGCCGCGGGTCAATATCTTTTGGGCAATGTGCCCGATGTTCCGGCCGAGGTGCTGATTACGCCGGGTGTCTATAGCTTCGATTATGACCGGCCGAACCTGTTCTCGGGCGACGACAATCCAGGGCGGCCGGGCAAGGTGGGCGTGGCCGTGGTGCGCTCGGTTGAACTGGCCAATGGTATGCGGCTGGTCGTGGGCCGGGACGTGGTGGAGCGGCGCGGCTATTCGGCGATCATCCTGCAGAGCTTTCTGGTCGGCGTCGTCGGTATTCTGCTGTTCTCGATCCTCGCCGGCGGCATTACGGCCCGGCGCGTGCTGCGCCGCATCGACACAATTCGCGATACCTCCACCAAGATCATGTCGGGCAACCTTTCCGAGCGGGTGCCCGTAACAAGGCGCAATGACGAGTTCGACGGCCTCGCCACCAATCTCAATGCCATGCTCGACCGGATCGAAAAGTTGCTGCAGGGCCTCAAGGAGGTCACCGACAATGTCGCGCATGATCTCAAGACCCCGCTGACGCGGCTGCGAAACCAGGCCGAGGCTGCCCTGCGCGATTCAGCCAGCACCGAAACGCGTGAGCAGGCGCTGGAAACCGTGATCACCGAAAGCGACCGGCTGATCCGCACCTTCAATGCCCTCTTGATGATCGCCCGGGCCGAGGCGGGGGCACCCTCGGGGGCACTCGCCGCTGTCGATATCAGCACCGTCGTGGCCGATGTCGCAGAACTCTATGGCCCGGTCGCCGAAGATGCGGGGATCGACGTCACCAGCGATATTGCCCTGGGTATCTCCATGCGGGCCAACCGCGAACTCATCGGTCAGGCCATGGTCAACCTGCTTGAAAATGCCGTCAAATATGCGCGTCCGGAAGACGGGAGCACCGGCCGCATCCGGATCGAGCTGTCGCGGCAGGCGGACAAGATCGTCATTGCCATCGCCGATAACGGGCCGGGTATCCCAGAGGCAGACCGGCAGCGCGTGCTCGAGCGCTTTGTGCGCCTGGAAAAGAGTCGTTCCGAGCCAGGGTCCGGGCTGGGACTGGCGCTGGTCAATGCCGTGGCGCGCCTTCATGGCGGCACCTTTCGGGTCGAGGACAATGCGCCGGGCGTGCGGGCCGTGCTGGAGCTGCCGGCAGGCTGA